tgtgtgtgtgtataatggcaagAACTGTGCTGGCTGTTGTTTCTGAGGAGCCCAAGTTATCGTTTCACTTGTTCAGTGAAATCCTTGATCTTCTAGTGATAGCTAGATGGCAACCTCTGTGTGCCAAATGTGAAACCTGTCCAACCAGCCCACACCTGCACAGTAAAGCCCACACCTACCAAGCAGAGAACAGCCTGTACACAATGTATTGCCtaagatgtcttcacagcagATTTAATGACTTGAGAAATGAGTCAAACTCCAATATAAACACTGTTTTTGTTTGCTGAAAACTACAACAAAAGCCCAAGGTGCTTTTTAGATGCTTTACAAACATCTATTCTGTGACAATTGGTTTCTCTGGTGTTGTTAAAACAATACTTCTATAATGTTGATGAATCGTTTTTGTCATGGAAACCTAAGCAAGCATGCACATGGCTTAGGCTTAAAGGCCTATGTGTCAGCCATATTATCTCCAAGtaacctcttttttttttgttttattttcttttctttttcctccttCCTATCCACACTCCCCACTCTGTAGTTCCAGCAGTcggtgtctgcagaagtgaaAGCCCTTGGCAGAAGTTCTTACACGCTGTGCGTTGATGGCCCTTTGATAATTCGACAGGTTCTCCACCCAGAAGCTTCCAAAAAGGTAAAGCTGGTGGCTCCACCACACGCCAGCACTGCACACGCCACATGTAAACCACTGACGTCGTCCCCTGATGGATTTGAATGCACTGCACGCTGCAGAATGTGTAGTTTGCATCCTGTGaatttaaatgtaatgtaaatgtaactgataatggaaatgaggtcctacaGACAATGAGGTGTCCAGATATTTGTCAGTGGGATGTTGCAACCCCAATGTCTTTATTGACCTTGCACATGCTAGTGACTAGCGCATGATGTTGAAATCATGTGCTCCTATGTGACGGTGATGTGGCAATTCTTGGCAGTATTTTGTGTAATGCTCACGTTTCATAATCGGCCCACACGTGTAGGTTTATTTGTCAGAGTCTAAGATTTTGTAGCATATGCTAGACACCTGCCAGTCTTGACCGATTCTGACTCGTCCTCAATCTTTGTATTCAATACCATTTTGAAGTTCCCATAGAGTTGTTGTGTTCAAAGTAAAGTAATTCTACTCGTGCTGTTTTGAGGTGACACTCGACTGTCGGCTGTTTTCCAGAATTTGGTCCTGCCCGAGTGTTTTTACTCCTTTGTGGACTTGAAGAAAGAGTTTTACAAATGCTGTCCCAACGCAGGCCCCGCCAAAGACCTCACCCTGCCATCCATGCTGGACTGTATCCTTTCATCTCCCACAATAGGAGTGCTAACGCCTCTTATGACTGTTTGTGCTGAAGAGCATATTAATTTGGCTCTTAAATTGAACTGTTCAAAGTTGTTCAAGCTTTTGTCCGCATTTCCTTTAACCGTATGAATGCAGATGTATGTATACCTCCCGTTACGGATCAAATGGCGGGGGCAACAGAGGTGGAGAACATGGTCCAGGTCACACTACACATCCTGGCTGAGCCTTACAGTGAGTAAACCACACTCCCCCCTTCTcccacaaccacccacccactcagACCACCAGTCTCCACGTGTATTAATTGTGGCTTGGAATGCTGGGATAAGATGAGGCAGTTTGCCAGCCTGTGTGGACCTGTACCAAGTGCAGCCCGAGTGACTGGGTTCAAATTGTTGCTTGTCCGAGACATGCAGATGATTCATGTTTGAACGCACTGGCAGAAGTCAAGAATTCAGCTTCTGACAATGGGGTCTCCCTGCTCTTTTTGTGAAAAGCAAGAGCATGTTGgctgtaaaaacaaaaaaaaaaacagaccagaAAACTGGCCTGAAAGTTTAGAAATGTAGATGTAGGTCATTGATGATCATATCAGGGAGCCTTTGCTTCACAAATAACCGAAATTGTCATTCAATTTTTAGGTCACAAGTTCACAGGTTTTGAAGCCGTCAAGTACAAGTTTGAATCAGGAGCATGGTAAGTGCAAAATTGGATTTTCCAGCTTGCATTTCACAGCTTGTCATATTACCAATTATCCACATAATTGTTAATTCAGTGCCTGAATATGGACCTgcgtgtgtatactgtatgtgggaTTATGTGCTTAGACCAATCCAAATAGCATTTGTAGTAAATGACTGCTTGTGGCACAGCAGCAAAACTGAAGCAGTGGACAGCGAGACGGTCATCCGGGCCAGGGGGTTGCCATGGCAGTCCTCCGACCAGGACATTGCACGCTTTTTCAAGGGCCTCAACATTGCAAAGTAAGTAATGCAACATCTTTTTATGTCATTTTGACCATTCATTTTTTTGGTGTATAAAAAAAGAtgtctaacgtgtgtgtgtgtgtgtgtgtgtggcaggggtgGTGTTGCTCTGTGTCTGAATGCTCAGGGAAGGAGGAATGGCGAGGCCCTGGTGCGTTTCATCAACTCTGAGCACAGAGACATGGCACTGGAGCGTCACAAACACCACATGGGCAGCCGCTACATAGAGGTGAGACTCGCACTGCACACCTAAGGTCTTGTGAGTCGGGAACATTTTGAGGTTCTGTCTGGTTGGTTGTTGGTGTTCCTTTGTTGATCCAGTCTGTCTTTTATCTTTGCAGGTCTACAAGGCCAGTGGTGAGGAGTTCCTGAAGATTGCTGGAGGTGAGACTTTGTGTGCCAGCTCACATTAAATtcaatctgccccccccccccccccacctgctGCATGCGTGCAGGACCTTAATGCCACACATCCACAGACAGGCTACTCTATAGTGAGAGCTTGTGCAGTCAGGCTCGTCCTGTGACaccagcgacacacacacacactacgtacatccacacacacgcacacactatacatacacactatatacatccacactacacacacactacgtacatgtgcactcacacacactatgtacatgcacacacacacacacacacacacacacacgctcttccCCAGGGCTCATTCTCAGAGGCTTATCCTGTGGGAATGAAAGGGCCTTTGTGAGCACGCTCCTGGACCTGCCTCGCTGTGGCCAGCTGCTGGAAACTCTACTCCCGTCCAACAGCGGCTCACCTGTGTGCGGTAGCCCCCTGCCAGGGCCGCGCAGAGCGCGCCGATAcccaggggagagaggggggccgGCGGCCGGTGAAAAGCCCGGCTCTGACACCACACAAAGGGGGTGTAAAGAGACAAAGGGCGGGCCGATAttagtgtgtttggggggggaaGGAGCAAAGGCAGATTCACTCGGCAGATAAACCCTGATAAACGTACACATACGCTGCAGGACTTTGCTCAGACACCAACAGATCAATAATGTTTGACTAGTATCTCCCACCATAATTGGGTAGCCAGACATTCCCCCCCCAGAAAACAAAACCTTAATACGTGTGACAATCAATACGTGTGACAATCATTCAAGTAATATAGAGTACAAGAAAATACCTGCAGTACGTTTTATTTGGAACTTCATTGTGTACATTGCGAGTCTGCACAAGCCAACTTTGATTGTGCTCACATCATTTTCATGTTCAGGGATTTTGGCCAGAAATGTCTTAAGTTGATGTGCAAGTGTTTGTTGCTTGGCATTTCAGTGTGTCCTACGAGATATTGACGTTCACCTCTCCAAACTGTTTACCGTAGGCACATCCAACGAGGTGGCTCAGTTCCTGTCCAAAGAGAACCAGGTGATCATCCGGATGCGTGGCCTGCCCTTCACCTCCACCCCCCAGGATGCACTGGGCTTCCTGGGCCCCGAGAGCCCAGTGACTGACGGCACCGACGGGCTCCTGTTTGTCAAGTACCCAGACGGGCGCCCGACGGGCGACGCCTTTGTGCTGTTTGCCTGTGAGGAGTACGCCCAGAACGCCCTGAAGAAGCACAAGCAGATCCTCGGCAAGAGATACATCGAGCTGTTCCGCAGTACGGCCGCTGAGGTGCAGCAGGTATGTTGGTCCGCAAAACGAATACTACTTTCTCCTAAAGAATTCTAACTTTCATGTGGTCAAATCTACTAAGCTAGAATAACTTTTCTGTTTTCAATATGTTGCCGTTGATTATATGCTGGTGAAGTACAAATTGTAGTAGACTAGTAAACAGCTTTTAAGGACGTTCTATAGCTCTACTGTCACTTTTCTCTTCAGTCGTTGGCACACATAGCTAGCTACAACACGTGAAAAACACTGCACTCTGGAAGCATAATGTTCACGCTGCATTGTTTTTAATCAGCTAACAATTCCGTTGTTCAACATTGGCATTCTCACTTCCCTGTATTCTCAGGTGCTGAACCGCTACATGTCCACTCCTCTAATCTCCACCCTGCCGCCTCCTCCCATGGTGCCGGTTCCTGTACTGGCCACCCCACCCTTCCTGGCAACAGGCACCACGCGGGATTGTGTCAGGCTCCGGGGCTTGCCCTACACCGCCGCCATCGAAGACATCCTGGAGTTCATGGGAGAGCACACCATCGACATCAAGCCCCACGGGGTTCACATGGTGCTCAACCAGCAGGTGACTGACTCTGCCAGCTCGCTCAACCGAATTAATGTGACTCCTCTTGTACAAGCTTGTGCATTTCATAAGCTTCTTCAGAACAAATAAATTTGCTGTGACTCAGCAAGCATCTGACTCTTGTACAAGTACGCATACTTCATTAGATGACAACAATAACATCAATCTAATACATATTAACACGtggaatgcataaaaaaaactccAACTATTGGCATGAATGGCCTGTACAAGCTTAAAGTACTTTAGATCTTAGAGTAGACAATTGACAAAAACTGTACATGAACTGCAGAACAGTTCATCTTTGCCTAACGTTACGAGTAATACTATGCAGCACAATCGCAGTGTGCAACAGCAGTGTAGTTTTCTGCAGACTTTTTCCAGACTGAAAGCCAATTGCAGACTAAGTCCATTATTTCTGTGTAGACTCATCATCCTGCTGTGCCGGAGTGTTCAAACACTTGCCAGGCTTTTTACTGATGAGATTTTCCAGGTAGGGGTCCAAGTAAAACTCTTCTCAATCCATCTTGCCACCCAATAGGGGCGCCCATCTGGCGATGCCTTCATACAGATGAAGTCTGCTGACCGGGCCTTCATGGTGGCGCAGAAGTGCCACAAGAAGATGATGAAGGACCGCTACGTCGAGGTGTTCCAGTGCTCCACCGAGGAAATGAGCTACGTGCTGATGGGGGGTACCCTCAACCGCAGTGgcctctcccctccaccctgCAAACTACCCTGTAAGTCCTCCTGTTCACACATCGGTAGACCTGGTGTAGTGGTTGGCATTGCCGCTTGGCAATCGATCCGGCTTCTATTCAGTCGATTCATATACGTCACTTTGACTGAAATGCTAAGGCCTTTGAATGCTAATTATCTCGTACCCTCACCTAGTTCCCCCAATGGAACCATAACCTATAGATTGTCATGTGCTGTGGCACTTGGGGTTTGATGGTCCAGAGTAGCTAGGACAGTAGCAGACTGCTGACTGAGTGAAGCAGGGCTGTGCCCAGTGCCCTGCCGGTGTATTTGCCATTCATATCAGTATAGCCGTTTGGAGATAAGATTCCAATTTATCTTCAAGGAAGAAATGGCCCGACCTGCTGCAACTGCAGTCACCCTTTATGAAACCACACAATGTCAAACATCCTGTGTCAGCAGCGGTCGGGCCAGACCATGTACTGGCCAGAGAGATCTCCTTTTGGCTTAGTGACCTTGCTGTAATCATTAGTGTGTAATGATTAGCAAGAGGTACTGGGTCTACAGTGGGCTTTGTAGGGGCAGTACAACCTGGGGTCAGTCGTATGCAGAGTC
The Alosa sapidissima isolate fAloSap1 chromosome 14, fAloSap1.pri, whole genome shotgun sequence DNA segment above includes these coding regions:
- the esrp2 gene encoding epithelial splicing regulatory protein 2 isoform X1, which gives rise to MASHSDTLVVFFGATAGANGGKLGSDERELILLVWQIVDLHEKKVGKLQRRLVKPDSLDLTEQCKEETGLTVDELLKAEPLDSVLQQFQQSVSAEVKALGRSSYTLCVDGPLIIRQVLHPEASKKNLVLPECFYSFVDLKKEFYKCCPNAGPAKDLTLPSMLDYVCIPPVTDQMAGATEVENMVQVTLHILAEPYSHKFTGFEAVKYKFESGACSKTEAVDSETVIRARGLPWQSSDQDIARFFKGLNIAKGGVALCLNAQGRRNGEALVRFINSEHRDMALERHKHHMGSRYIEVYKASGEEFLKIAGGTSNEVAQFLSKENQVIIRMRGLPFTSTPQDALGFLGPESPVTDGTDGLLFVKYPDGRPTGDAFVLFACEEYAQNALKKHKQILGKRYIELFRSTAAEVQQVLNRYMSTPLISTLPPPPMVPVPVLATPPFLATGTTRDCVRLRGLPYTAAIEDILEFMGEHTIDIKPHGVHMVLNQQGRPSGDAFIQMKSADRAFMVAQKCHKKMMKDRYVEVFQCSTEEMSYVLMGGTLNRSGLSPPPCKLPCLSPPTYAAFTSPAALLPTEAALYQPPLLATPRTPQPTHTAAPTLAYYPPQPHAQLYMNMNMNYTAYYPRPLSPPVSPSTVSYFAAPPGSVAAAVAAQPSPAMLQHGAQHGALVRMQGLPYNAGVKDILSFFQGYQYAPDEYSSMVQMSDQARSLIQPKEWLCL
- the esrp2 gene encoding epithelial splicing regulatory protein 2 isoform X3: MASHSDTLVVFFGATAGANGGKLGSDERELILLVWQIVDLHEKKVGKLQRRLVKPDSLDLTEQCKEETGLTVDELLKAEPLDSVLQQFQQSVSAEVKALGRSSYTLCVDGPLIIRQVLHPEASKKNLVLPECFYSFVDLKKEFYKCCPNAGPAKDLTLPSMLDYVCIPPVTDQMAGATEVENMVQVTLHILAEPYSHKFTGFEAVKYKFESGACSKTEAVDSETVIRARGLPWQSSDQDIARFFKGLNIAKGGVALCLNAQGRRNGEALVRFINSEHRDMALERHKHHMGSRYIEVYKASGEEFLKIAGGTSNEVAQFLSKENQVIIRMRGLPFTSTPQDALGFLGPESPVTDGTDGLLFVKYPDGRPTGDAFVLFACEEYAQNALKKHKQILGKRYIELFRSTAAEVQQVLNRYMSTPLISTLPPPPMVPVPVLATPPFLATGTTRDCVRLRGLPYTAAIEDILEFMGEHTIDIKPHGVHMVLNQQGRPSGDAFIQMKSADRAFMVAQKCHKKMMKDRYVEVFQCSTEEMSYVLMGGTLNRSGLSPPPCKLPCLSPPTYAAFTSPAALLPTEAALYQPPLLATPRTPQPTHTAAPTLAYYPPQPHAQLYMNMNMNYTAYYPSPPVSPSTVSYFAAPPGSVAAAVAAQPSPAMLQHGAQHGALVRMQGLPYNAGVKDILSFFQGYQYAPDEYSSMVQMSDQARSLIQPKEWLCL
- the esrp2 gene encoding epithelial splicing regulatory protein 2 isoform X5; its protein translation is MASHSDTLVVFFGATAGANGGKLGSDERELILLVWQIVDLHEKKVGKLQRRLVKPDSLDLTEQCKEETGLTVDELLKAEPLDSVLQQFQQSVSAEVKALGRSSYTLCVDGPLIIRQVLHPEASKKNLVLPECFYSFVDLKKEFYKCCPNAGPAKDLTLPSMLDYVCIPPVTDQMAGATEVENMVQVTLHILAEPYSHKFTGFEAVKYKFESGACSKTEAVDSETVIRARGLPWQSSDQDIARFFKGLNIAKGGVALCLNAQGRRNGEALVRFINSEHRDMALERHKHHMGSRYIEVYKASGEEFLKIAGGTSNEVAQFLSKENQVIIRMRGLPFTSTPQDALGFLGPESPVTDGTDGLLFVKYPDGRPTGDAFVLFACEEYAQNALKKHKQILGKRYIELFRSTAAEVQQVLNRYMSTPLISTLPPPPMVPVPVLATPPFLATGTTRDCVRLRGLPYTAAIEDILEFMGEHTIDIKPHGVHMVLNQQGRPSGDAFIQMKSADRAFMVAQKCHKKMMKDRYVEVFQCSTEEMSYVLMGGTLNRSGLSPPPCKLPCLSPPTYAAFTSPAALLPTEAALYQPPLLATPRTPQPTHTAAPTLAYYPPQPHAQLYMNMNMNYTAYYPSPPVSPSTVSYFAAPPGSVAAAVAAQPSPAMLQHGAQHGALVRMQGLPYNAGVKDILSFFQGYQLSADAILVLYNLSGQRSGEALVTFPSEEAARRAVAERSNQNLYGHSVRLLCCK
- the esrp2 gene encoding epithelial splicing regulatory protein 2 isoform X4 gives rise to the protein MSALSQFQQSVSAEVKALGRSSYTLCVDGPLIIRQVLHPEASKKNLVLPECFYSFVDLKKEFYKCCPNAGPAKDLTLPSMLDYVCIPPVTDQMAGATEVENMVQVTLHILAEPYSHKFTGFEAVKYKFESGACSKTEAVDSETVIRARGLPWQSSDQDIARFFKGLNIAKGGVALCLNAQGRRNGEALVRFINSEHRDMALERHKHHMGSRYIEVYKASGEEFLKIAGGTSNEVAQFLSKENQVIIRMRGLPFTSTPQDALGFLGPESPVTDGTDGLLFVKYPDGRPTGDAFVLFACEEYAQNALKKHKQILGKRYIELFRSTAAEVQQVLNRYMSTPLISTLPPPPMVPVPVLATPPFLATGTTRDCVRLRGLPYTAAIEDILEFMGEHTIDIKPHGVHMVLNQQGRPSGDAFIQMKSADRAFMVAQKCHKKMMKDRYVEVFQCSTEEMSYVLMGGTLNRSGLSPPPCKLPCLSPPTYAAFTSPAALLPTEAALYQPPLLATPRTPQPTHTAAPTLAYYPPQPHAQLYMNMNMNYTAYYPRPLSPPVSPSTVSYFAAPPGSVAAAVAAQPSPAMLQHGAQHGALVRMQGLPYNAGVKDILSFFQGYQYAPDEYSSMVQMSDQARSLIQPKEWLCL
- the esrp2 gene encoding epithelial splicing regulatory protein 2 isoform X2, with the protein product MASHSDTLVVFFGATAGANGGKLGSDERELILLVWQIVDLHEKKVGKLQRRLVKPDSLDLTEQCKEETGLTVDELLKAEPLDSVLQQFQQSVSAEVKALGRSSYTLCVDGPLIIRQVLHPEASKKNLVLPECFYSFVDLKKEFYKCCPNAGPAKDLTLPSMLDYVCIPPVTDQMAGATEVENMVQVTLHILAEPYSHKFTGFEAVKYKFESGACKTEAVDSETVIRARGLPWQSSDQDIARFFKGLNIAKGGVALCLNAQGRRNGEALVRFINSEHRDMALERHKHHMGSRYIEVYKASGEEFLKIAGGTSNEVAQFLSKENQVIIRMRGLPFTSTPQDALGFLGPESPVTDGTDGLLFVKYPDGRPTGDAFVLFACEEYAQNALKKHKQILGKRYIELFRSTAAEVQQVLNRYMSTPLISTLPPPPMVPVPVLATPPFLATGTTRDCVRLRGLPYTAAIEDILEFMGEHTIDIKPHGVHMVLNQQGRPSGDAFIQMKSADRAFMVAQKCHKKMMKDRYVEVFQCSTEEMSYVLMGGTLNRSGLSPPPCKLPCLSPPTYAAFTSPAALLPTEAALYQPPLLATPRTPQPTHTAAPTLAYYPPQPHAQLYMNMNMNYTAYYPRPLSPPVSPSTVSYFAAPPGSVAAAVAAQPSPAMLQHGAQHGALVRMQGLPYNAGVKDILSFFQGYQYAPDEYSSMVQMSDQARSLIQPKEWLCL